The Lactobacillus sp. ESL0680 DNA segment TCTTAGGATTTTTAGCTGCCGCTGCCTTCACCGAATCTTTTAGCGCGTAGCCGACACCAAAAATCGTCTGGTAGCCGGAGCTAGCTGCCTGATTGAAGTTGGGGGTATAATCTGCTGCACTATTTGATTGAAAATATTGGTAGCCACTTCCGCGCTTTAAATTATGTTCTTTACCAAAAGCCGTAAAACCACCCCATGCGGCTTGATTGAATGACTGATCGTCAACTCCGCTACTGTCAGTAATCAGCGCGATGCTATTCTTACTGATTTTAGCTTTAGAAGTATCCTGTTTTTTACCCGAACAAGCCGTCATAACAAGACTTATTCCCAGAACAATTGTCAACCAGTGCCATCGTTTTTTATTCATACTTTAACCTCTGTGAATTTGCTAATAATTTTGTTCAATATTAATCCTAATTAAAGTTAATTAAAACAAAAAAGCACCAGCATCTTTATTAAAAAAGCTGGTACTTAATTTTTGAAATATTCACAGATTTTTAACTTCGCCTGTGGGGGCATTAAATTAAGCTGGGGTAATTGACTAATTTTTATCCAAGTTGGCAAATAAATGTTCGTCAAACTTGATCGCTCTTGCTCCTCACCACTAATCTCAGGTGTCGTAACTTGCAAAGATTGGGCACAGAAAAAGACTTCACATTCTTGCTCCTGTAATACAAACAACGGGTGTAAATCTTTAGGTGTTAACTCTATTTGTAATTCTTCACGAACTTCACGGATTGCCGTTTCAATAGGCGTTTCTTGCCCCTTAGCACCGCCGCCTGGAACTACCCAATAATCACGGCCATCCTTCAAGCGATGAATTAGCAGTAAAGCCTGGGTTTGACGATTATAAATCACAACCCTCGCTCGCATTTCACACATCCCACTCTTGGATAAATTCGTTAACGAAATTACGCATATATTTAGTTCTAATGTGTGCTTCTTTTTTACCACCTGCTGTATTCATTAAATCTTCAAGCTGAAATAATTTTTCATAAAAGTGATTAATTGTCGTCTCCTGGTGCTGTCGATATTGGTCATAACTAACTAATTTTTGCGGCTTAATGGCTGGATCATAAATCATGTTGCCATGCGCACCACCATAAGTAAAAGCACGAGCAATCCCAATTGCACCGAGGCTTTCAATTCGATCTGCATCCTGAACATATTGCCCCGAAACAGGTAATTGATAATGATGCTCAATATTTTTAGAAAATGACATATGCTGCATTGTAAACAAGATGTCCTTAATTTCTAAAGTCGTAAAGCCAACCTGTGGCAATATTTTTTGAATATTAGCCAAGACAATTTCTGGATCTGAGCAAACTTTTTCATCAATTGTGTCATGTAAATATCCGGCTGCTTCAATAATTGCTACCATGCGGCTATCTTGGTGGGCATTGGGGTTATCTTGTAAATACATTTTCTTCGCTAAGTGGGCTACGCGCTGACCGTGATAAAAGTCATGACCAGTTTTTTCATCTTTAAGCTGCCTTTTAACAAAATCGATTACCTCAGTTATCTGCACTTTAGATGTCCTTTCTATTAATTTCAATGACATTAAGCCACTTCCCAGATTTGAACTGGGGACCTCCTCCTTACCACGGCGGTGCTCTACCTCCTGAGCTAAAGTGGCACCTCTATTGTACCAAAAAAGCATCCCGCAAGCAGGAGATGCTTTATTTTTTATTTAGATTGCAGTCATTATTCTTCTGAATTAATAAATTTAACCGCTGTCCCATAAGCAACAACTGATTGCATGTCACTAGCAATTGAGCCAGAATCAAAACGCATCATCACAATTGCATCCGCACCCTTGTCGGCAGCTGCTTGACACATTCTTGCCAATGCCTTATTTCGCGATTCTTCCAGCATCTTAGTATAAGAACCAATTTCACCGCCAACCATTGATTTTAAGCCAGCACCAATATTCTTAATCATATTCTTAGATTGCGTAGTTAAGCCAAAGACCTCTCCCAGAATTTCATATTTCTTACCAGGAATTTGCTCTGTCGTTGTCACCATGATCTGTTCTGCGTCCATAATTATTCTCCTAAACTTATTCACTAACTAAGCACTCTTTAATTATATAATGTTAGTTTATAAATTTAAATTATTAGCATACCTACTTAATAAACAAAAAATAGGTATCCCATATTTGGAATACCTATCTCAACTATTTAATTGTAACTAACGTGTACTTTCTCTTACCCTTACGGACAATGACGTATTTGCCATCAAATGCCTTGTCTGGATCAACATCAAAGTCAACGGATTGTTCCCGATCGCCATTAATGTAGATTGCACCATTCTTGATGTCTTCACGCGCCTGACGCTTTGAGTCTTCAACCTTGGTTTCAACTAAGAAATCAACAATGTTCTTCACACTGCCATCTGTCTCAGCAGCTGGCGCACTCTTTAGACCTTCTTCAATTTGCTTAACCGATAAGTTCTTGATGTCGCCAGAAAATAGCGCGTCAGTAATCATTTGTGCTTCTTTTAAGCCGTCTTCACCATGGACGAACTTGGTTACTTCTTCAGCTAATTTCTTTTGTGCTGCCCGCTTCCAAGGTTCCTTCTTAGTAGCCTCATCCAAGGCATCAATTTCTTCATGACTTAAGAATGTGAAGTATTTCAAGTATTTAACAACATCACGGTCGTCTTGATTAATCCAGAATTGGTAGAACTCGTAAGGACTTGTCTTTTCTGGGTCAAGCCAAACAGCACCACCTGCTGACTTACCAAACTTGGTACCATCAGCCTTTAACATCAAAGGAATAGTCAAGCCAAAGACTTGTCTGTCTGAACCCTGCAACTTATGAATTAAGTCGATTCCGGCAGTAATGTTACCCCATTGGTCACTACCGCCGATTTGCATTTGGACACCGTAATTCTTGTTCAATTCGTTAAAGTCAATCGCCTGCAAAATTTGGTAAGAAAACTCAGTAAAGGAAATCCCATTTTCCAGTCGGCTGGCAACAACATCTTTATTAAGCATGTTATTAACTTGGAAATGCTTGCCGTAATCACGCAAAAAGTCAATTAAGGTTAGCTTGTCCAGCCATTCCGCATTGTTAACGATTTGAAAGTTTTCTGTACCAAACAGCTTTTCCATTTGCTTAGTCAAAGCAACTTCATTTTGGTGTAATTTTTCCGCATCCAGCAAGGTCCGTTCTGACTTACGACCAGATGGGTCACCGATTGTTCCCGTACCACCACCAATAACAATTACTGGGTGGTAACCGGCAAGCTGGAATCTCTTCAAAATCATAAAGGGAATCAAGTGACCAATATGCAGCGAATCACCGGTTGGGTCAGTCCCACAGTATAATGCCAAGTCGTCATGCTCTTCTAAGTATTTGCGTAAACCTTCTTCGTCAGTTTCTTGGTTAATGGCGCCACGCCATTTTAAGTCTTCTAAAATATCAAAGTTTGCCATTATTTTCCTCCAACAAAAAACGCCCCTAGATTCAATTCGAATCTAGGGACGACTAAATTGCTTTTTAGCCGTGGTACCACCCACGTTTACACCTATTATAGTGCCTTGTCTGGTCTTTACGGGAACCACCCAACTCGTATTTCGTCACCTTCGACCTGTCTAGCTCACACCAACCGCTAGTTCTCTGATCGCTGAATCGAAGTGCTACTTCATCATGATGTTAAATGCATAATACTAATTTTTTATTAATTAGTCAACATTATTTTTTAATTATTTGTAAAAGCCCTTTGCCTTCAAGCCATATGCCTTACCCGAAGTCATGTCATACTGAATCATTTCGTAATCAGCAAGCAGCTTTTGTTGCTTCTTCGTTAATTTCTTTGGATCAATCATTTCACCCTTACGGTTAACTAAGTTGAAGCCCTTGTCGCCAGCAAAATTAATCGTAATTGCTGGCAATTCCTTGTGAACTTCTGTTAACAAGGCTTGGTATGGTGTGACCTTCGAGTCAGTCTGTTGCAGCATCATGGCAATGAAGTCACTGGTATTCACATAATTATTGTCCTTAGTTGACAGCTTCATCTTGGCGCCATGGTCACGAGCATACTTATTTGAGTAAATAAAGTAGCGCGTTGAGTGCATTTGTACCGGATACTTCGCCGTGTAACTTTGTGACAAAATACTTGGGTAGTGATCGCCATAAAAGACCAAGGTAATTGGCTTCTTAATCTTGTCAATTTGCTTGATAAACTTCTTAACTGCCTTGTCGGTATATTGCGTCCCCTTAACATAAGTAGCCATTTGTTCACGATCTGCGGCAGTCTTGAACAAGTCACCAGAAATCTTACCCATGTATTCATTCTTTGGATACCAGTTGTCATATGGCATGTGGTTCTGAATTGAAATCAGATTAATAAACTGGCCGCCCTTACGTGAATTAATTTGACGTAAACCATTGGCATAAGTAGTGAAATCAGAATTATAGCTGCTGTGACCTAATTTCTTCTGGTCAACAATCTTATAACCTGAACCCAAGTAAGCAAATTTATTAAACTTGAAAATCCGATAGTCACCAATTCTTGAGTAGTAAGTCCCAATAAATGGGTGAATAGCAGACTTATAATCAAAGTCCATCCCGATTGTTGGGTAGAACTTGTAATTCGGCACGATTTGAACGTATGGCGTCAGCGTTGACTTGAACATTCCCATGTTCAGACCCGTCAACGTCTCCCATTCCATGTTGGCCGTACCACCACCATAACCGGCACTAAGCATCGAACCATAAGTTGACCGCTTCTTCATCGACTGAATAAACTTAACCGGATTTGGCGCATCACGGTCAAACTTAATTGTTGGGAAAGTATATGGATCAACAAAACTTTCACTCAAGTTGAAGATTACGGTTTGCTTATTAACATCATTCTTCCGCGTCTTATTGATTTTAGCGGCAACCTTAGCATACTTTTGGTTTAACTGATTGATTGTTGTTGCTGAATAGCCATTTGGCTGATCCATAATTTGCAAATCAATGTAATTCAGGAAGTTCAAGACCGGCCCGTTAACTTGAATATCACGTTCAGGGTTACGGAATTTTTGGTGGTTATCAAAGCCAAGGTTAATGTAATAAATAAAACCATCATCGTGATTAAACCGCAATGGTGTCAAGAATAACAGCAAGCTGAGCAGTGCCCAAATTCCACGCCGCTTCCATGAACCACGCTTTTTAATTGGGTACTTCTTCTCTAAGAAGATATCCAGAACAATTACTACTACCAAGGCAACTAAAATAGCAATAACCATTCCCTTGCCGATCATTGGCAACAAGGTCTTCCAGTTAACTATTTCGCTAATTTCAGTTGGATAAATCGGCTCACCACGCAAATTCATCTTAATCTTGTTGGCAACGGCCCAACCAATCCCAATAATGCTGACCAGCATGTTAGAAGTCCAGTAGCGCGTAGTAATGAAGTAAAGAATTGAGAACAAGGCATCAAGGAAGATTGTCGTTAGAACAATCGCAAAGAATTTGGTTCCCAAAAGATAAACAATTGCATTAATATTTTTGGCCGTACTAATCTGAATACGTAAATTATCAGATTCAATTAAGAAAGACGCAAAACTTAAAATGTAGAACCAGCCCCACGTCAAAAGATTAACGCGGTTAGTAACAACCCACTTAGTAAAGCCTTGCCAAGCAGTTACACACACATTGGCCAAATTAGTTTCGTGGTCGAGATAGTCAAGTGCCTGTTTAAACGGCCGCCACTTAAACAGATAGCGGTTCAAGATAAAGTACCAGCCCCAGGCAATTAACATCATTAAGACAATCATAATGAGCTTGTTAATTGTTGAAGAACCGGTAAAGGTAAAGACCTTCATGAACTTGCTTGAAATTGGCGCATCCATGAAAATAATTACTGGGATAAAGTAGCGCATTTCCCGCGCGCTAAAGGTAACAATGACCTTTTTAAAGAGTAAAAAGGCTGCTGCTACCATCAAAAACATAAACGGTGATGAGGGATTATTCAAAAATTCCCTGTTCCAATCACCGCCACCGTTACCGGAAATTAATTGTGACCAATAAACGGCATCAAACCCCGGAACCCCAATTAAAACGACAAAGAAAGAAACTAAGCCGGCAAACAAGGAAGCTCCCAGCATTTTGCCATCAATTTTGACATTGGCGAGAAACATCCCCCAAGCAAAGAACAAAATCAAATACAAGCCGTAAAGCGAATATTGAAAAGTTAAATTACCAGCACTTAAAGCAAAA contains these protein-coding regions:
- a CDS encoding HD domain-containing protein produces the protein MQITEVIDFVKRQLKDEKTGHDFYHGQRVAHLAKKMYLQDNPNAHQDSRMVAIIEAAGYLHDTIDEKVCSDPEIVLANIQKILPQVGFTTLEIKDILFTMQHMSFSKNIEHHYQLPVSGQYVQDADRIESLGAIGIARAFTYGGAHGNMIYDPAIKPQKLVSYDQYRQHQETTINHFYEKLFQLEDLMNTAGGKKEAHIRTKYMRNFVNEFIQEWDV
- a CDS encoding heavy metal-binding domain-containing protein, yielding MDAEQIMVTTTEQIPGKKYEILGEVFGLTTQSKNMIKNIGAGLKSMVGGEIGSYTKMLEESRNKALARMCQAAADKGADAIVMMRFDSGSIASDMQSVVAYGTAVKFINSEE
- a CDS encoding LTA synthase family protein gives rise to the protein MNKNKKTLKTVQAICLLVATFFMLVQMFNLRGIASRAHFSFIRFVPNMLYHATIMLVPMVFGAVYSKKKQRASESLRYWLLGVTTLIVYYLLFFIISPSHFNMWRVWGMLFPVITSTSVLFAGLIFSLLAQPYLYDLQHKLSDKQNLLVLSILTVLGFALSAGNLTFQYSLYGLYLILFFAWGMFLANVKIDGKMLGASLFAGLVSFFVVLIGVPGFDAVYWSQLISGNGGGDWNREFLNNPSSPFMFLMVAAAFLLFKKVIVTFSAREMRYFIPVIIFMDAPISSKFMKVFTFTGSSTINKLIMIVLMMLIAWGWYFILNRYLFKWRPFKQALDYLDHETNLANVCVTAWQGFTKWVVTNRVNLLTWGWFYILSFASFLIESDNLRIQISTAKNINAIVYLLGTKFFAIVLTTIFLDALFSILYFITTRYWTSNMLVSIIGIGWAVANKIKMNLRGEPIYPTEISEIVNWKTLLPMIGKGMVIAILVALVVVIVLDIFLEKKYPIKKRGSWKRRGIWALLSLLLFLTPLRFNHDDGFIYYINLGFDNHQKFRNPERDIQVNGPVLNFLNYIDLQIMDQPNGYSATTINQLNQKYAKVAAKINKTRKNDVNKQTVIFNLSESFVDPYTFPTIKFDRDAPNPVKFIQSMKKRSTYGSMLSAGYGGGTANMEWETLTGLNMGMFKSTLTPYVQIVPNYKFYPTIGMDFDYKSAIHPFIGTYYSRIGDYRIFKFNKFAYLGSGYKIVDQKKLGHSSYNSDFTTYANGLRQINSRKGGQFINLISIQNHMPYDNWYPKNEYMGKISGDLFKTAADREQMATYVKGTQYTDKAVKKFIKQIDKIKKPITLVFYGDHYPSILSQSYTAKYPVQMHSTRYFIYSNKYARDHGAKMKLSTKDNNYVNTSDFIAMMLQQTDSKVTPYQALLTEVHKELPAITINFAGDKGFNLVNRKGEMIDPKKLTKKQQKLLADYEMIQYDMTSGKAYGLKAKGFYK
- the tyrS gene encoding tyrosine--tRNA ligase, with the protein product MANFDILEDLKWRGAINQETDEEGLRKYLEEHDDLALYCGTDPTGDSLHIGHLIPFMILKRFQLAGYHPVIVIGGGTGTIGDPSGRKSERTLLDAEKLHQNEVALTKQMEKLFGTENFQIVNNAEWLDKLTLIDFLRDYGKHFQVNNMLNKDVVASRLENGISFTEFSYQILQAIDFNELNKNYGVQMQIGGSDQWGNITAGIDLIHKLQGSDRQVFGLTIPLMLKADGTKFGKSAGGAVWLDPEKTSPYEFYQFWINQDDRDVVKYLKYFTFLSHEEIDALDEATKKEPWKRAAQKKLAEEVTKFVHGEDGLKEAQMITDALFSGDIKNLSVKQIEEGLKSAPAAETDGSVKNIVDFLVETKVEDSKRQAREDIKNGAIYINGDREQSVDFDVDPDKAFDGKYVIVRKGKRKYTLVTIK
- a CDS encoding NUDIX domain-containing protein, whose amino-acid sequence is MRARVVIYNRQTQALLLIHRLKDGRDYWVVPGGGAKGQETPIETAIREVREELQIELTPKDLHPLFVLQEQECEVFFCAQSLQVTTPEISGEEQERSSLTNIYLPTWIKISQLPQLNLMPPQAKLKICEYFKN